The following is a genomic window from Limnochordia bacterium.
CCGCGAAAAAAGGAGATCTGCGACTGATTTCCGTGGTGTTGAAGACCGACAGTGATGACGAACGGCTTCAGCAGACCATGCGATTATTAGACTATGGTTTCAGCTTTGATTACCGGGATGTTGTAAGTCAAGGTAAACTCGTTGGGCAATTGGATGTGCTTGGCGGACGGAGTCAGAAGGTAGACGTGGCCGCCGGTGAGGATGTACGTCTACTGGCAGCACGTGGTGAACGGGATCCATTTGAAGTGCAACTTGTGATGAAAGAGGCTTTACAAGCGCCGATCAACAAAGGGGACGTTGTGGGTACTATGACCATCAGCTATCGGGGCAGAGTAGCTAAGGAGCTCCCTGTGGTTGCCGCTGAAGAAGTGGCCCGGGCTGGCTTTTTTACCCGTTTATTGCGAACCATATCCGGATGGTTCAAGTAATTACCGGAGTGAAAAACTTGGATGAACTTACGGTACGTGCCTATGCAAAGATAAATCTAGCTTTAGATGTCCTTGGCAGACGGGAAGATGGCTATCACGAGATCCGATCGGTGGTCCAAACCATAGATCTATATGATCGGATTCGGCTGACACTAAAACAGTCTCAGGCCATTGAACTTGTGTGTAAGGGGGACGGTGTTCCCAGTGGGAACACCAACTTGGCCTATCAAGCGGCACAGCTTCTGCAGGAGCGAACCCACACATTGAAAGGAGTTCGCATAGAGCTAGAGAAGAACATTCCCATTGCGGCAGGGCTTGGGGGTGGCAGTGCTGATGCGGCGGCTGTGATTAAGGGACTTAACGTCCTTTGGGAATTAGGACTTGAAAAATGGGAAATGCTCAGACTATGTGAGGAGTTGGGCTCAGATGTGCCCTATTGCCTCCTTGGAGGGACAGCGTTAATCCAAGGAAGGGGCGAGGTATTAACACCCCTTGAACCCATAGATGAGCTGTGGCTGGTCTTGGTACGCCCAAGGATAAGTGTGAGTACCCAAAGGGTGTATCAAGCCTGGCGTGATTTTGCTCCGGGGGAACCCATGGTTGAGCAGATGCTTGCGGCTGTTCAGCTGGGTGGCTCGAAGACGATAGCACAGAGTCTAGGCAATATGTTAGAACCGGTAGCTTTCCACATGTTTCCTGAAATAGCGAAGATTAAGACGATGGTCTCGACTGGTTCCCTCGGCGCTTTGATGTCCGGTAGTGGGCCAACCGTGTTCGGGATTATGGAAAACGAAGACTCGGCCAAGAAGTTACATAGTCTCCTCGAAATACATC
Proteins encoded in this region:
- the ispE gene encoding 4-(cytidine 5'-diphospho)-2-C-methyl-D-erythritol kinase codes for the protein MDELTVRAYAKINLALDVLGRREDGYHEIRSVVQTIDLYDRIRLTLKQSQAIELVCKGDGVPSGNTNLAYQAAQLLQERTHTLKGVRIELEKNIPIAAGLGGGSADAAAVIKGLNVLWELGLEKWEMLRLCEELGSDVPYCLLGGTALIQGRGEVLTPLEPIDELWLVLVRPRISVSTQRVYQAWRDFAPGEPMVEQMLAAVQLGGSKTIAQSLGNMLEPVAFHMFPEIAKIKTMVSTGSLGALMSGSGPTVFGIMENEDSAKKLHSLLEIHPWDVFVARTVG